A single Candidatus Angelobacter sp. DNA region contains:
- a CDS encoding tetratricopeptide repeat protein — protein sequence MQTIEMFEVITQSQPLDYQSLEILKEAYFKLGRQKEVVNTSKRIAQAYVQLGQLSSAILEYESILQRYPDDPDVQAALAEIESKASSFAAPAAVPQETEAAERAAVGRKAKERKGPAEIDDGKLAMQKIFVDGKLISAGDFNTFWHTPDLHDPPGTVSDPFIQLLADKGLVPLEKSLKLVSERSRLGFLPLEKYDLDIDLSRSFPRDVCQRWCVLPFDRMSKSVLVATANPFNKQAVWDLENATKSRLLWYICPPAELVKAVRKAFR from the coding sequence TTGCAAACAATTGAGATGTTTGAGGTCATCACCCAGTCACAGCCGCTGGATTACCAGTCGTTGGAAATCCTCAAGGAGGCGTATTTCAAACTCGGGCGGCAAAAGGAAGTCGTCAACACCTCCAAACGCATCGCCCAGGCTTATGTCCAGTTGGGACAGTTGTCTTCCGCGATTCTGGAATACGAAAGCATTCTTCAGCGTTACCCGGACGACCCCGACGTGCAGGCGGCGCTGGCGGAAATCGAAAGCAAGGCGAGCAGTTTCGCTGCTCCCGCCGCCGTGCCCCAGGAGACCGAGGCGGCGGAGAGGGCCGCGGTCGGAAGGAAGGCGAAGGAACGGAAAGGGCCGGCGGAGATTGATGACGGCAAGCTGGCGATGCAAAAAATTTTTGTGGACGGCAAGTTGATCTCGGCGGGCGATTTTAACACGTTCTGGCACACGCCGGACCTGCACGACCCACCTGGAACGGTTTCCGACCCGTTCATTCAGCTGCTGGCGGACAAAGGGCTGGTGCCGCTGGAAAAATCGTTGAAACTGGTATCTGAACGTTCCCGGCTGGGATTTTTGCCGCTCGAAAAATACGACCTCGACATCGACCTGTCCCGAAGTTTTCCGCGCGATGTTTGCCAGCGCTGGTGTGTTCTGCCGTTCGACCGGATGAGCAAGTCCGTCCTGGTCGCCACGGCCAACCCGTTCAACAAACAGGCGGTTTGGGACCTTGAAAACGCGACCAAAAGCAGGCTGTTGTGGTATATCTGCCCGCCGGCGGAACTGGTGAAGGCCGTTCGAAAGGCGTTTCGCTGA
- a CDS encoding class I SAM-dependent methyltransferase: MANKFYEPGEQRASRVHDLFAAIARHYDVINDLQSLGMHRGWKRRLVLLAGPRPGAFALDLCCGTGDVAFALAKEGVKVVGLDFSASMLSVAQDRSSRRSVSARPAANLQFVRGDAMNIPFPDASFDIVTVAYGLRNLAKFEQGLREMWRVAKPGGRLLALDFGKPDHALWRSLYFGYLKTFVPLFGKMFCGDAQTHAYILESLKHYPAQQGVAAKMRELNCASVRVVNLLGGVMTINYGEKSPT; this comes from the coding sequence ATGGCAAACAAGTTTTATGAACCGGGCGAACAACGCGCCTCCAGGGTTCACGACCTGTTCGCCGCCATCGCGCGCCATTACGACGTCATCAATGACCTTCAGAGCCTTGGAATGCATCGCGGCTGGAAGCGGCGGCTGGTTCTGCTCGCCGGGCCCCGACCCGGCGCGTTCGCGCTCGATCTCTGCTGCGGCACCGGCGATGTGGCCTTCGCGCTGGCGAAAGAAGGCGTGAAAGTCGTCGGACTGGATTTCAGCGCGTCGATGCTGTCGGTCGCGCAGGACCGGAGCTCCCGGCGATCCGTCTCCGCGCGTCCCGCGGCCAATCTGCAATTCGTGCGCGGCGACGCGATGAATATTCCTTTCCCCGACGCGAGCTTCGACATTGTGACCGTGGCTTATGGTCTGCGAAACCTTGCGAAGTTCGAACAAGGATTGCGCGAAATGTGGCGTGTCGCGAAGCCTGGCGGACGCCTGCTCGCGCTCGATTTCGGCAAGCCGGACCATGCGCTTTGGCGTTCACTCTACTTCGGCTATTTGAAAACTTTCGTGCCGTTGTTCGGGAAAATGTTCTGCGGCGACGCGCAAACGCACGCGTACATTTTGGAATCGCTGAAACACTACCCGGCCCAGCAGGGCGTGGCGGCGAAAATGCGCGAGCTGAACTGCGCCAGTGTCCGTGTCGTGAACCTGCTCGGTGGCGTGATGACCATCAATTACGGGGAGAAGAGCCCGACTTGA
- the hisF gene encoding imidazole glycerol phosphate synthase subunit HisF, with translation MLAKRVIPCLDVHDGRVTRGVRFGKAEAGELRNVGDPVELALRYNEQGADEMVFFDITASAHGRKTMVEVIEHVAEKCFMPLTVGGGIREVDDMQSMLRAGADKVSINSAALATPGLICAGAEKFGSQCIVVSIDCKKVAPDKWEVFSQGGRKATGLDAVEWAKRAVSLGAGEIVLNSIDADGTKAGFDLVITRRVSESVGVPVVASGGAGSLEHMAAVLLEGKADAVLAASIFHFGTYTVGEVKQFLAKQNIPVRI, from the coding sequence ATGCTAGCCAAACGCGTCATCCCGTGCCTCGACGTGCATGACGGCCGTGTCACCCGCGGCGTCCGGTTCGGCAAGGCCGAAGCCGGCGAACTGCGAAACGTCGGTGATCCGGTCGAGCTCGCCCTGCGCTACAACGAACAGGGCGCCGACGAAATGGTGTTCTTCGACATCACCGCCAGCGCGCACGGACGCAAGACGATGGTCGAGGTCATCGAACACGTCGCCGAAAAGTGTTTCATGCCGCTCACGGTCGGCGGTGGCATCCGCGAGGTGGATGACATGCAATCAATGCTGCGCGCGGGCGCGGACAAGGTCAGCATCAACTCCGCGGCGCTGGCCACGCCCGGTCTCATTTGCGCCGGCGCGGAAAAATTCGGCAGCCAGTGCATCGTCGTTTCCATCGACTGCAAAAAAGTGGCGCCGGACAAATGGGAGGTCTTCTCTCAGGGTGGACGCAAAGCCACCGGCCTCGACGCGGTCGAGTGGGCGAAACGCGCTGTGTCGCTCGGTGCGGGCGAAATCGTGCTGAACTCGATTGACGCCGACGGCACGAAAGCGGGCTTCGATCTCGTCATCACGCGCCGAGTCAGCGAATCGGTTGGCGTGCCGGTCGTGGCCAGTGGTGGCGCGGGCAGTTTGGAGCACATGGCTGCGGTGCTGCTCGAAGGCAAAGCAGACGCCGTCCTCGCCGCGAGTATTTTCCACTTCGGCACTTACACCGTCGGCGAGGTGAAACAGTTTTTGGCGAAGCAGAATATTCCGGTGCGAATTTGA
- a CDS encoding ATPase, T2SS/T4P/T4SS family, which produces MPPIKSFGERIADALVEDGLLSTNQVEELLDLQKKEGTRLLKLILEKSYVGEVDMVVSMGRVLNVPPVNLARIAIPQEIAALVPREMATNHKVLPVSRLDNKVFLAMADPLNVLALDDVKRTTRLEVMPMIASEKSILDKLNNLDSVRSTMEDIIQDAQRQAEDDADADTLEISREVAEEMNLDQLAASTEEAPVIKLANLIIVQAIKDRASDIHIEPFEKTVRLRYRIDGSLADVTPPPKNMQVALTSRLKIMSNLDIAERRLPQDGRMRVKVGGRDIDLRVSFLPTVHGEKCVLRILDKSNLSASLDKLGLDQDTFRRFKAAVDAPHGLILVTGPTGSGKTTTLYSALNELNSPEYNIITVEDPVEFQIPGINQVPTKKEIGLTFANALRSILRQDPDIVMIGEIRDQETAEIAVEAALTGHQVLSTMHCNDAPGAIARLDDMGIAPFLISSSVILSCAQRLVRRVCSVCKEPVTYPPKMYEDLGIDPAFFEGVHLYRGRGCERCKNTGYSGRAAIIEVMTVTDEIRKLVIQRASAHEIGKVAIALGMQTLRMAALNKVREGGTTLEQTLVATASY; this is translated from the coding sequence ATGCCGCCCATCAAGAGTTTTGGAGAACGCATCGCCGACGCCCTGGTCGAGGATGGCCTGCTTTCGACCAACCAGGTCGAGGAACTTCTCGACCTGCAGAAGAAGGAAGGCACCCGCCTGCTCAAGCTGATCCTGGAAAAATCCTACGTCGGCGAGGTGGACATGGTCGTGTCCATGGGCCGCGTCCTCAACGTGCCGCCGGTCAACCTGGCTCGCATCGCGATCCCCCAGGAAATCGCTGCATTGGTCCCGCGCGAAATGGCCACCAACCACAAGGTGCTGCCGGTTTCCCGACTCGACAACAAGGTTTTCCTGGCAATGGCCGATCCGCTGAATGTGCTCGCGCTCGACGACGTGAAACGCACCACGCGGCTGGAGGTCATGCCGATGATCGCCTCCGAAAAGTCCATCCTGGACAAGTTGAACAACCTCGACAGCGTCCGCAGCACGATGGAGGACATCATCCAGGACGCCCAGCGCCAGGCCGAGGATGACGCGGACGCGGACACACTGGAGATCTCCCGCGAAGTGGCCGAGGAGATGAACCTTGACCAGCTGGCGGCTTCCACGGAGGAGGCGCCCGTCATCAAACTGGCCAACCTCATCATCGTTCAGGCCATCAAAGACCGTGCGAGTGATATCCACATCGAGCCTTTCGAGAAAACCGTCCGTTTGCGTTACCGCATAGACGGGTCGCTCGCGGATGTGACGCCGCCGCCCAAGAACATGCAGGTGGCGCTGACATCGCGGCTCAAGATCATGAGCAACCTCGACATCGCCGAACGCCGTCTGCCGCAGGACGGACGCATGCGCGTCAAGGTCGGCGGGCGCGACATCGATCTGCGCGTCTCCTTTTTGCCCACGGTTCACGGCGAGAAATGCGTGCTGCGTATTCTCGACAAGTCGAACCTCTCCGCCAGCCTGGACAAACTCGGCCTGGATCAGGACACGTTCCGCCGCTTCAAAGCCGCCGTCGATGCGCCGCACGGGTTGATTCTTGTCACCGGACCGACCGGCTCCGGAAAGACCACCACCCTTTACTCGGCGTTGAACGAACTCAACAGTCCGGAATACAACATCATCACGGTCGAGGATCCGGTCGAGTTTCAGATTCCCGGGATCAATCAGGTGCCGACAAAAAAAGAGATCGGACTGACCTTCGCCAACGCCCTGCGCTCGATTTTGCGCCAGGATCCGGACATCGTCATGATAGGCGAAATCCGCGACCAGGAGACCGCCGAGATCGCCGTCGAGGCCGCCCTCACGGGCCATCAGGTTTTGAGCACGATGCACTGCAACGATGCACCGGGCGCCATCGCGCGTCTTGACGACATGGGCATCGCCCCGTTTCTGATTTCCTCATCGGTCATCCTCTCCTGCGCCCAGCGTCTTGTGCGGCGCGTCTGCTCGGTTTGCAAAGAGCCGGTTACCTATCCTCCGAAGATGTACGAGGATCTGGGTATTGACCCGGCTTTTTTCGAGGGTGTACATCTTTACCGGGGGCGGGGATGTGAGCGTTGCAAAAACACCGGTTATTCCGGGCGCGCTGCCATCATTGAGGTCATGACCGTGACGGACGAGATCCGCAAGCTCGTGATTCAACGGGCCAGCGCGCACGAAATCGGCAAAGTAGCCATCGCCCTTGGTATGCAGACGCTGCGCATGGCCGCGCTCAACAAGGTGCGTGAGGGCGGCACAACGCTCGAACAGACTTTGGTGGCAACCGCCAGTTATTGA